Part of the Candidatus Thermodiscus eudorianus genome is shown below.
TGCAAACCCAGAGGTCTCGGCTAGAATAGTAATGCTCTTGATGGATAACCCGCAGGGGCTAACGGTCAGCGACATCAAGGAGAGGCTAAACGTCAGCTACGCGATGGCGCTGAGGATCGTCAGCGAGCTAGAGTCGCTAGGCGTCGTGGAGACCGATAGAGTCAAGGTGGTCAAAGGCCGCGGGAGAGCCAGGAAGCTGGCGAAGCTTTCGAAGGACGGTATCTCCAGGCTTGCCAGCCAGTGTATAGAGCAGCTCCAGCCCCTAACCAAAATATAACTATTTTATTATTTTAATTAATAATATTTTTGATTTTATGCCGTATCGAGTGATACGGCCAACTCCTCCAGCCTACCAGCAGGGTCCTC
Proteins encoded:
- a CDS encoding winged helix-turn-helix domain-containing protein, producing MAKQVGLDKAELERALRHLLHCFKAANPEVSARIVMLLMDNPQGLTVSDIKERLNVSYAMALRIVSELESLGVVETDRVKVVKGRGRARKLAKLSKDGISRLASQCIEQLQPLTKI